The Brachyhypopomus gauderio isolate BG-103 chromosome 17, BGAUD_0.2, whole genome shotgun sequence genome includes a window with the following:
- the LOC143480765 gene encoding protein kinase C delta type-like has protein sequence MNDNVESTMVEKRVLTLAWDCPYLTHLYTTFQTKEHLFFVMEYLNGGDLMFRMQKTGCFDLYTATFYAAEIVCGLQFLHGKGIIHRDLKLDNVMLDGEGHIKIADFGLCKENVFGDNLAKTFCGTPFYMAPEIILGERYSFSVDWWAFGVLLYGMLIGKPPFDGEEIDDVFDSIITDTPDFPDWITLDTRDLLERLFERDPSYRLGVVGNIRDQSFFENIDWSALERREVKPPYVTEVTSSNDSGNCEQEYDHLSMCDQNPFAGFSFVNQSTNDTSASTLCRAHKCETTYW, from the exons ATGAATGATAATGTAGAGTCCACCATGGTGGAGAAGAGGGTGCTAACTCTGGCCTGGGACTGTCCCTACCTGACGCACCTTTACACCACCTTTCAGACCAAG GAACACTTGTTCTTTGTCATGGAGTACCTGAACGGAGGTGACCTGATGTTCCGCATGCAGAAGACAGGATGCTTTGACCTCTACACAGCCAC ATTCTATGCAGCTGAAATTGTGTGCGGACTCCAGTTCCTTCATGGAAAGGGCATCatccacag GGATCTCAAGTTGGACAATGTGATGCTTGATGGAGAAGGTCACATTAAGATAGCGGATTTTGGCTTGTGCAAAGAGAATGTTTTTGGGGACAATCTTGCCAAAACATTCTGTGGGACACCATTCTACATGGCCCCTGAG atcattCTGGGTGAGAGGTATTCTTTTTCTGTGGACTGGTGGGCATTTGGTGTGCTCCTGTATGGGATGCTGATTGGGAAGCCTCCATTCGATGGTGAGGAGATAGATGATGTGTTTGATTCCATCATTACGGACACACCTGACTTCCCTGACTGGATCACACTGGATACCAGAGACCTGCTAGAGCGA CTGTTTGAGCGAGACCCTTCTTATAGACTGGGTGTTGTGGGTAACATCCGAGATCAGTCATTTTTCGAGAACATTGACTGGTCTGCTCTGGAAAGGAGAGAGGTCAAACCCCCTTACGTGACAGAAGTG acATCATCCAATGACAGTGGCAACTGTGAGCAGGAATACGACCACCTGTCCATGTGTGACCAGAATCCCTTTGCTGGCTTTTCATTCGTCAACCAGTCGACGAACGATACTAGTGCGTCAACACTGTGCCGAGCGCACAAGTGTGAAACCACGTATTG gtGA
- the LOC143481126 gene encoding uncharacterized protein LOC143481126: MPGYAKRAKGKKNRHHHGTSPVRRREVPIAVQTMEQDPFCAYMLRAAQDAEDAETAEHFRQTAVRVWRERKNPASVDLPPRATGTCESEEDSALLPVFPEEEETGEPILVGTGALSLTPPEDEFGETDSPGEEEDETYPPSECSEATLDYGKAEGDDEAYPPSVCSESTLDYGEGDEDTSSLPSSHTFSAERHEVEDASRSPSVCSSPFGSEDESEGVESVSGRSGSTVHLKKEVPRSSSAASSMAWSRCPTPEESMSLGRSVSESEEEMETSGGEAKASPREQGGPGVASAPRWVRHVPLEPPWTPAGGRRKARTPAAPRGRTKAPRGKPPAARPAGAPSGTTRARSRNPRTGEAPQPVPPAASKPPGGTPLPVPPAAPAQPAFPGGIAPPCALWQAAGAMPWLPVPICLSIPLCLPNFLFPFVPLVFHVPVCVFVSVPLFNVFSPVFPGRVC, from the exons ATGCCCGGATACGCCAAGCGTGCAAAGGGGAAGAAAAACCGACATCACCACGGTACTTCCCCAGTGCGGCGGCGCGAAGTCCCCATCGCCGTGCAGacgatggagcaggacccgttcTGCGCGTACATGCTCCGCGCTGCGCAGGACGCAGAGGACGCAGAGACGGCAGAACACTTCCGCCAGACCGCGGTCCgcgtgtggagggagagaaagaacccCGCGTCCGTGGACCTGCCACCCCGTGCAACGGGCACCTGCGAAAGCGAGGAAGACAGCGCACTTCTCCCGGTCttccccgaggaggaggagaccggtGAGCCAATTCTGGTGGGTACGGGCGCCTtgtccctcacccctcccgaggATGAGTTCGGGGAAACGGACTCtccaggcgaggaggaggacgagaccTACCCCCCGTCGGAGTGTTCAGAAGCCACCCTGGACTACGGCAAGGCGGAGGGAGACGACGAGGCATACCCCCCATCGGTGTGTTCCGAGTCTACTCTAGACTACGGGGAGGGTGATGAGGACACCAGCTCTCTTCCCTCCAGCCACACGTTCTCCGCAGAGCGACACGAAGTGGAG gacgCCAGCCGCTCTCCGTCTGTATGTTCATCACCCTTCGGGAGTGAGGACGAGAGCGAGGGGGTGGAGAGCGTCTCGGGACGTTCGGGGAGTACGGTGCACCTCAAGAAGGAGGTACCCCGGTCCTCCTCAGCGGCAAGCAGCATGGCTTGGTCCCGCTGCCCGACCCCGGAGGAATCCATGTCGCTGGGTCGGAGCGTCTccgagagcgaggaggagatggagacgtcagGGGGCGAGGCGAAGGCATCTCCAAGAGAGCAGGGGGGTCCTGGTGTAGCCAGCGCTCCAAGGTGGGTGCGTCACGTGCCCTTGGAGCCGCCGTGGACACCAGCCGGCGGGCGGCGTAAAGCCAGGACTCCAGCTGCGCCCAGAGGGAGGACTAAAGCTCCCCGAGGGAAGCCCCCTGCAGCAAGGCCAGCGGGAGCCCCGAGCGGCACAACGCGCGCGCGGAGTCGGAACCCTAGGACCGGAGAGGCTCCGCAGCCTGTACCGCCTGCGGCGTCTAAGCCTCCAGGAGGGACTCCGCTGCCTGTTCCGCCTGCCGCGCCCGCCCAGCCTGCTTTCCCTGGAGGGATAGCGCCACCGTGTGCGCTTTGGCAGGCAGCCGGAGCGATGCCATGGCTGCCTGTCCCTATATGTTTGTCTattcccctgtgtctccctaatttccttttcccgttcgttcctcttgtgtttcatgtgcctgtgtgtgtgtttgtcagcgtgccattgtttaatgttttctcccctgtcttcccagggagggtgtgctag